Proteins from a single region of Pirellulales bacterium:
- a CDS encoding inositol monophosphatase family protein, with product MVEFVEVAQRAARAGGQVLLDWQGRFQVREKGPSDLVTEADLASQNAIRSVILASFPNHDVLGEEDQAPTERTSPYRWIVDPLDGTTNYVHRVPHYCVSVALEKEGQVQSGCIYDPISRECFTASRGGGAYLNGKTIRASGTTELAQALIAVGFPAKVQPGSREITDLGQILTHCQAVRRTGSAALNLAYVACGRFDAYWARETKAWDVAAGLLLVQEAGGVITGFDGGPPRLDKPRYVACGTAALHEEVMRIAYDAGLA from the coding sequence ATGGTGGAATTTGTCGAAGTCGCACAGCGTGCCGCGCGGGCGGGAGGTCAGGTCTTGCTCGATTGGCAAGGACGCTTTCAGGTACGGGAGAAAGGCCCCTCGGACCTGGTCACCGAGGCGGACCTAGCCTCGCAAAATGCCATTCGCAGCGTGATTTTAGCCAGTTTTCCCAATCATGACGTGCTCGGAGAAGAAGACCAAGCACCCACGGAGCGGACCTCTCCCTATCGCTGGATTGTCGATCCCCTGGATGGCACGACTAACTACGTCCATCGTGTGCCGCACTATTGCGTATCCGTTGCATTGGAAAAAGAAGGTCAGGTTCAATCGGGTTGCATCTATGACCCGATCTCGCGGGAATGCTTTACCGCCAGCCGGGGTGGCGGAGCATATCTCAATGGCAAAACGATCCGCGCGAGTGGGACGACGGAACTGGCCCAGGCGCTTATTGCCGTGGGCTTTCCGGCCAAGGTGCAGCCCGGCAGCCGCGAGATCACCGACCTGGGCCAGATCTTGACCCATTGCCAGGCGGTGCGGCGCACTGGCTCGGCGGCGCTCAACCTGGCGTATGTGGCGTGTGGTCGATTTGACGCGTATTGGGCACGCGAGACCAAGGCCTGGGACGTGGCGGCGGGGCTGCTGCTGGTGCAAGAGGCGGGGGGCGTGATTACCGGCTTTGACGGCGGCCCGCCGCGCCTGGATAAGCCCCGGTACGTGGCGTGCGGCACCGCTGCCTTGCACGAAGAAGTGATGCGGATTGCCTATGATGCGGGGTTGGCGTAG
- a CDS encoding CARDB domain-containing protein: protein MRQLLSKVGKVRAHTRHCRFENLEPRAYLHGLPTGTPLVAALADDRYEENDTRGAATALGTVSSTTLTGLVMADSNDWYKFSTTATGTSNSRVTLNFSHAQGDLDAALYDANGRLLTSSTGVGNSETLSLANRAAGTYYVRVYGYRGVTNPSYTMGIQANSSTPIPTGTRDLSGAVFNAGDLGYWGQTVNVSAAIKNSGTGASGPFGVQWYLSRDHLGSSDDILLNLSTGGTTVTVNSLAAGGTSSTINATLQLPGTLPTGFSGTFFYLVMRTDGANTVAETNEANNFGQIGLAQDLEAISVFTPITPVSGYTIELNMTGQTVSQQQIFRNAANRWQNVITGDLPNATYNGRVVDDLLIDASATSIDGAGGVLGEAGPDRFRSGGGLPYHGIMRFDTADLASMERNGSLQSVVEHEIAHILGLGTMWSSRGLLTGAGTSNPRYVGTNALTAYNQIFGRNETGVPVENTGGSGTRDSHWRDSILGNEVMTGYAGPGSFLPISRITVGALADLGYSVNYAAADPYTAASVNGSVSAGTRAVASGTRGSVSASVQNSNNSESENLCRLGLARFLECDLAESLARESQVFEPAGRRGARDQGLLHYLREI from the coding sequence ATGCGGCAGCTATTATCTAAAGTGGGGAAGGTGCGCGCGCACACCCGCCATTGCCGGTTTGAAAACCTCGAACCCCGAGCGTATTTGCACGGCCTGCCGACCGGCACCCCCCTGGTGGCGGCCCTGGCCGATGATCGATACGAAGAGAACGACACCCGCGGCGCGGCCACGGCGCTCGGAACCGTAAGTTCCACCACGCTTACCGGCCTGGTCATGGCGGACAGCAACGATTGGTACAAATTCTCCACCACCGCCACGGGAACCAGCAATAGCCGCGTCACGCTGAATTTTAGCCATGCCCAGGGGGATTTGGATGCCGCATTGTACGACGCCAACGGACGGTTATTGACCTCTTCCACCGGTGTGGGAAATAGCGAAACGCTCTCTTTGGCCAATCGCGCGGCGGGAACCTATTATGTGCGGGTCTATGGTTATCGAGGGGTCACAAACCCAAGTTATACCATGGGCATCCAGGCCAATTCCAGCACACCCATTCCAACCGGGACGCGCGACCTGAGCGGCGCGGTCTTTAACGCGGGGGACCTGGGCTATTGGGGCCAAACGGTGAATGTCTCGGCCGCGATTAAAAATAGCGGCACGGGGGCCAGCGGGCCGTTTGGCGTGCAGTGGTATTTGTCGCGGGACCATTTGGGATCGAGCGATGACATTTTGCTAAATCTGTCCACCGGCGGCACGACCGTGACAGTTAACTCCCTGGCCGCGGGGGGTACCTCTAGCACGATCAACGCCACGTTGCAGTTGCCCGGTACGCTTCCCACCGGCTTTAGCGGGACGTTTTTTTATCTGGTGATGCGGACCGACGGGGCCAACACCGTGGCGGAAACGAATGAGGCCAACAATTTTGGCCAAATTGGCCTTGCTCAGGACCTGGAGGCGATCTCCGTCTTTACCCCAATTACGCCGGTCTCTGGTTACACCATCGAATTGAACATGACCGGCCAGACCGTGAGCCAGCAGCAAATTTTCCGCAACGCCGCCAATCGCTGGCAAAATGTGATCACCGGCGACCTGCCCAATGCCACCTATAATGGACGTGTGGTGGATGACCTGCTAATTGACGCCAGCGCGACCAGCATCGACGGGGCTGGGGGGGTGCTGGGGGAGGCCGGGCCAGACCGTTTTCGCAGCGGCGGCGGATTGCCATATCACGGCATTATGCGGTTTGATACCGCGGATTTGGCGTCGATGGAACGGAATGGGTCGCTGCAATCGGTGGTGGAACACGAGATCGCCCATATTTTGGGCCTGGGCACAATGTGGTCGTCGCGGGGGTTGTTGACCGGGGCGGGGACGTCCAATCCCCGGTATGTCGGGACGAATGCCTTGACCGCGTACAATCAAATTTTTGGACGAAACGAAACTGGCGTCCCGGTCGAAAACACCGGCGGTTCTGGCACCCGCGATTCTCACTGGCGGGATTCGATCTTGGGGAATGAAGTGATGACCGGTTATGCCGGACCGGGGAGTTTTTTGCCGATCAGCCGGATCACGGTGGGGGCCTTGGCGGATTTGGGCTATTCGGTAAACTACGCCGCTGCGGATCCCTACACCGCGGCCAGCGTCAACGGCTCTGTCAGTGCTGGCACCCGCGCGGTTGCCAGCGGGACGCGCGGGAGTGTGTCAGCCAGCGTGCAGAACTCCAATAATTCCGAGTCAGAAAACCTCTGTCGGCTCGGTCTGGCCCGATTTTTGGAATGTGACCTGGCCGAGTCCCTAGCCAGGGAAAGTCAGGTGTTTGAGCCCGCTGGCAGACGTGGTGCGCGGGATCAGGGGTTATTGCACTATTTACGGGAAATCTAA
- a CDS encoding polyphosphate kinase 2 family protein — MFLLPDKLINRFRAAGQEKFRLRDYVTELPAERIAKELGPEAIADKGEKLLETSRQRLSKAQELLYAADSYAVLLIFQALDAAGKDGTIKHVMSGVNPQGCQVTSFKQPSHLELDHDFLWRCNAALPERGRIGIFNRSYYEEVLVVRVHPELLANQKLPPPAQGQKPSSGKREESFWRERYDSINNFERHLTNNGTVILKFFLYLSKSEQKRRFLERLDEPHKNWKFSAGDLVERGRWDDYLSAYEKAIAATSSEYAPWYVIPADTKWLMRVLVADIVASTIHGLNLSYPQLTPAELAKFAEYRQQLLSEPE; from the coding sequence ATGTTCCTCCTGCCCGATAAGTTGATCAACCGTTTTCGCGCCGCTGGCCAAGAAAAGTTCCGGCTGCGGGATTATGTCACAGAGTTGCCTGCGGAACGGATCGCCAAAGAACTGGGCCCCGAAGCGATCGCCGATAAAGGTGAAAAACTACTGGAGACAAGTCGGCAGCGGCTAAGCAAAGCCCAGGAGTTATTGTATGCCGCCGACAGCTATGCGGTGCTGTTGATCTTTCAGGCGTTGGATGCCGCGGGGAAGGATGGCACGATCAAGCACGTCATGTCGGGCGTAAATCCCCAAGGCTGCCAGGTGACCAGTTTTAAGCAGCCGTCGCATTTAGAGCTAGATCACGATTTTTTGTGGCGGTGCAACGCGGCCCTGCCCGAACGGGGGCGAATCGGCATATTTAACCGTTCTTATTATGAAGAGGTATTGGTGGTGCGGGTTCACCCCGAATTATTGGCCAATCAAAAACTTCCGCCCCCGGCGCAGGGACAAAAACCGTCTTCCGGAAAACGGGAAGAATCGTTCTGGCGCGAACGGTATGATTCCATTAATAATTTTGAACGGCATTTAACCAATAACGGCACGGTGATTCTTAAATTCTTTTTGTATTTGTCCAAATCGGAACAAAAACGCCGCTTCCTGGAACGCCTGGACGAACCACACAAAAATTGGAAATTTTCGGCGGGAGATTTGGTTGAGCGGGGGCGTTGGGATGATTATTTGTCAGCTTATGAAAAAGCCATAGCCGCCACCAGCAGCGAATATGCTCCCTGGTATGTCATCCCCGCCGATACTAAATGGCTGATGCGCGTGCTGGTGGCCGATATCGTCGCTAGCACCATTCACGGCCTGAATCTCAGTTATCCGCAATTAACCCCGGCGGAATTGGCTAAATTTGCCGAGTACCGGCAGCAGTTATTGAGCGAGCCGGAATAA
- a CDS encoding GNAT family protein: MPKIFSAMSPPTVPQICLRPLTVAAAPAMLQWMRDPDVADNVGLRSEPSLEKTVAWIERTTADPDMAVWAITAAGAHVGNVILDRIDRHLGTARLSIYIGEPEARGKGIGQQAVRLAADQAFTVLNLNKVWLTVHQHNARAIAAYRRAGFLAEGLLREEFVLRGEKCHAVVMGLLRREFNRKAA, from the coding sequence TTGCCCAAGATTTTTTCCGCGATGTCCCCGCCGACCGTTCCCCAAATTTGTTTGCGGCCCCTTACGGTCGCCGCCGCTCCCGCCATGCTGCAGTGGATGCGCGATCCGGACGTGGCCGATAACGTGGGCCTGCGCAGCGAACCCTCGCTGGAAAAAACCGTGGCCTGGATAGAACGGACCACCGCCGATCCGGACATGGCCGTCTGGGCGATTACCGCCGCTGGCGCGCATGTGGGAAATGTGATCTTGGATCGGATTGACAGGCATTTAGGAACAGCCCGCCTTTCGATTTACATTGGCGAGCCTGAAGCCCGGGGAAAGGGTATCGGTCAACAGGCTGTTCGACTGGCCGCCGATCAAGCGTTTACCGTCTTGAACCTCAATAAGGTTTGGCTGACCGTGCACCAACATAATGCGCGGGCGATTGCCGCTTATCGCCGCGCGGGATTTTTGGCCGAAGGCCTGCTAAGGGAAGAGTTTGTTCTGCGCGGGGAAAAATGCCATGCCGTCGTGATGGGCCTCTTGCGGCGCGAGTTTAACCGCAAAGCGGCCTAA
- a CDS encoding ankyrin repeat domain-containing protein, whose protein sequence is MATEYKKLLDAINGGNVYEAERLIETGLDLNIPFDEGATPLYAAILNGHKKLVRMMLERGANPNFVASEPAASTYTEKPLDLAMQARFLMDWDRFHPIVETLIEYGATDFEGEVESPYDLAVREQRARDHQRNNSA, encoded by the coding sequence ATGGCAACCGAATATAAGAAATTACTCGATGCCATCAATGGGGGTAATGTCTACGAGGCGGAACGCCTCATTGAAACCGGACTCGATCTAAACATTCCATTCGACGAAGGTGCAACACCGTTGTATGCTGCAATTCTAAACGGTCACAAAAAGCTTGTGCGAATGATGCTTGAGCGCGGTGCCAACCCGAATTTCGTCGCCAGCGAGCCAGCAGCATCTACGTACACAGAAAAACCTCTCGACCTTGCAATGCAGGCTCGGTTCCTTATGGACTGGGATAGATTCCATCCGATTGTTGAGACCCTGATTGAATACGGGGCGACTGACTTTGAAGGCGAGGTTGAATCCCCATACGATTTGGCTGTTCGTGAACAACGCGCTCGTGATCACCAACGCAACAACTCTGCATAA
- a CDS encoding DUF4430 domain-containing protein has protein sequence MTLHKYWILVVAIYLALAHAGCPSAPVGKNNATPAGQPHQAPQLTLTIDYGDSSAPKSLMIDWQAGLTVVDALRQAAAQDLTSVITGAGESAFVSEIGGIANQGAGEAGKNWIYYINDKQATRGAGVQTLQPGDRLEWRFEVYE, from the coding sequence ATGACTCTACATAAATACTGGATTTTAGTCGTAGCGATATACTTAGCGCTCGCTCACGCTGGCTGTCCAAGCGCGCCAGTAGGAAAGAACAACGCAACTCCGGCGGGACAGCCGCATCAGGCCCCCCAGTTGACGCTGACGATCGACTATGGCGATTCCAGCGCGCCAAAGTCGCTGATGATCGATTGGCAAGCAGGCCTGACCGTGGTCGATGCCCTGCGGCAGGCGGCGGCCCAGGACCTGACATCCGTGATTACCGGCGCGGGAGAAAGCGCGTTTGTGAGCGAGATCGGCGGCATCGCCAACCAAGGGGCCGGGGAAGCAGGGAAAAACTGGATTTACTACATCAATGACAAGCAAGCGACCCGCGGCGCAGGCGTGCAAACCCTGCAACCCGGCGACCGACTAGAATGGCGCTTTGAGGTTTATGAGTGA
- a CDS encoding serine hydrolase domain-containing protein: protein MPGLCALFLLLVGCNEASKRDEPPVPQSTEELQRAIGAVLQETKTPGAGVVLVSKDEVLWEAGVGSADIATEREVTPETMFRAGSISKSFVAIALLKLREQGKVRLDDRLRDLVGDVEFANPWESTDPLRLVHLLEHTSGFNDIMVREYAASVPNSDHRESLAFDPRPRTSRWRPGRFFSYSNAGYALAGYAVERASGEPFDRYIEDEVFAPLQMTTATFLMTDTVRQRLAIGYGSDGVTATPYEHILGRSSGALNVTPRELAHLVQMLLNRGTYQGTRLLEPESVARLETSATGLGTTGRAGYGLGNYASFYKGFRFQGHGGALNSYVARYAYAPDRGVGYVLMLNSGNRSALERIEKLILGYLTRDWGTAAIPPAQPSDESLRQFAGYYEPHTPRVELERFIDRLLGVQHAAVGSDGFKVSGLVGEPMTLLPAGRAGLFRGEEESEPSIAFVEADGEMYGVSSLPGRTNYRRVPGWWVWGQWGVAGFCAVMMLSAVLFALVWVPRKLLGWMQGVRHMSVRVLPLVAVLLLVTAFTLLIAGATNEPIERFGTPTVWSVGFCVLTWLFAGTAVAGLAQAVRARSWNMNKWVRRHALLVSLANVVVACYLGYWGIIGLRTWA, encoded by the coding sequence ATGCCAGGTCTGTGCGCGCTGTTTCTGCTCCTCGTCGGCTGCAACGAAGCGTCAAAGCGGGATGAGCCGCCAGTCCCGCAATCAACCGAGGAATTACAGCGAGCCATCGGGGCCGTCCTGCAAGAGACCAAAACCCCCGGCGCGGGTGTCGTGCTGGTTTCCAAGGATGAGGTGCTTTGGGAAGCGGGGGTTGGATCGGCCGACATCGCCACAGAGCGGGAGGTCACGCCCGAGACCATGTTCCGCGCCGGCTCGATCTCCAAGAGTTTCGTGGCGATTGCCCTGTTAAAGCTGCGGGAGCAGGGCAAAGTGCGGCTGGACGACCGGCTCCGCGATCTCGTAGGGGATGTCGAGTTCGCCAACCCGTGGGAGAGCACCGACCCGCTGCGGTTGGTCCACCTGCTGGAACATACCTCGGGGTTTAACGATATCATGGTTCGCGAGTATGCCGCCAGCGTGCCCAATAGCGATCACCGCGAGTCCTTGGCTTTTGACCCGCGTCCGCGGACCTCGCGTTGGCGGCCTGGCCGCTTTTTCTCTTACTCCAACGCCGGGTATGCTTTGGCCGGATACGCTGTGGAGCGGGCAAGCGGGGAACCCTTCGACCGCTATATTGAAGACGAAGTGTTCGCCCCCCTCCAAATGACGACCGCCACTTTTCTCATGACGGATACGGTTCGCCAGCGGTTGGCCATCGGTTACGGTTCGGACGGCGTGACAGCGACCCCCTATGAACACATCCTCGGTCGATCGTCCGGGGCGCTGAACGTGACGCCGAGAGAGCTCGCCCACCTTGTGCAGATGCTCTTGAACCGCGGCACCTACCAGGGGACGCGGCTCCTGGAACCAGAGTCGGTCGCCCGCCTCGAGACCTCCGCCACGGGACTGGGAACCACCGGGCGGGCCGGGTATGGGCTGGGCAACTATGCTTCGTTTTATAAAGGCTTCCGCTTCCAGGGGCACGGCGGTGCCTTGAATAGTTATGTGGCACGTTACGCGTATGCCCCGGATCGCGGTGTGGGATACGTCCTGATGCTGAACTCCGGCAACCGCTCTGCCTTGGAGCGGATAGAAAAGCTAATCCTGGGATACCTGACGCGGGACTGGGGGACGGCTGCGATCCCGCCCGCCCAACCATCCGACGAAAGTTTGCGGCAGTTCGCCGGTTACTATGAGCCACACACGCCACGGGTGGAGTTGGAACGATTTATCGACCGGTTGCTGGGGGTCCAACATGCGGCCGTCGGGAGCGACGGGTTCAAGGTCAGTGGACTGGTTGGCGAACCAATGACCCTTTTACCCGCCGGGAGAGCAGGCCTGTTCCGCGGCGAGGAGGAATCGGAGCCCTCAATCGCGTTCGTCGAGGCGGACGGCGAAATGTACGGGGTGAGCAGCCTGCCTGGCCGTACTAATTACCGCCGCGTACCGGGATGGTGGGTGTGGGGGCAGTGGGGGGTCGCCGGGTTCTGCGCGGTAATGATGCTCAGCGCGGTCCTGTTTGCCCTGGTCTGGGTCCCCCGCAAGTTGCTCGGCTGGATGCAAGGCGTCCGCCACATGAGCGTCCGGGTTTTGCCGTTGGTCGCGGTGCTTTTGCTGGTGACAGCGTTCACTTTGCTGATCGCGGGGGCCACCAATGAACCTATTGAACGATTTGGCACACCCACTGTCTGGTCGGTGGGCTTCTGCGTGCTGACATGGCTATTTGCCGGAACGGCGGTGGCCGGTTTGGCGCAGGCAGTCCGGGCGCGGAGCTGGAATATGAACAAGTGGGTCCGTCGTCACGCATTGTTGGTTTCCCTTGCCAATGTCGTGGTCGCGTGCTACCTCGGCTACTGGGGCATCATCGGCCTGCGAACTTGGGCGTGA
- a CDS encoding WbqC family protein, producing MSHHSRELAITTCEPSTGGNSATSPCAPPACHPTPVASRHTCVILQPSYIPWRGYFHQIQKADTFVFYDDVQYDKHGWRNRNLIKTAQGLLWLTIPVSAKGAVSQGRLINQIPIVWDRNWARQHWETLKAAYSKAPFFQRYSDLLAPFYHRRDALLADFTIDLTIALARELGIRGTRFLRSSQLGIPGTKTERLIKILQKVGATHYVSGPSARDYLDEAALARASITLEYMDYHYSEYPQLYEPFARQVSILDLLLMLGPAAGEAIWGESVPAEAKSSGYAAAA from the coding sequence ATGTCCCACCACTCTCGCGAGCTTGCGATCACTACTTGTGAGCCATCGACTGGCGGCAACTCCGCCACCAGCCCGTGCGCGCCGCCAGCTTGCCATCCCACGCCAGTTGCTTCCCGGCACACCTGCGTGATCTTACAGCCATCGTATATCCCTTGGCGGGGTTACTTTCATCAAATACAAAAAGCGGACACTTTTGTGTTTTATGATGATGTCCAGTACGACAAACATGGCTGGCGCAACCGCAATTTGATCAAAACCGCCCAAGGGCTGCTGTGGTTGACCATCCCCGTATCCGCTAAGGGGGCGGTATCGCAGGGTCGGCTCATCAATCAAATTCCCATTGTCTGGGATCGCAATTGGGCCAGGCAGCATTGGGAAACGCTCAAGGCCGCCTATTCCAAAGCCCCTTTTTTTCAGCGATATAGTGATTTGCTGGCGCCGTTTTATCACAGGCGGGACGCGCTGCTGGCGGATTTTACCATTGATCTGACGATCGCGCTAGCGCGGGAATTGGGTATTCGAGGGACCCGTTTTTTACGTTCTTCCCAGTTAGGCATTCCCGGAACCAAGACGGAACGTTTGATAAAAATCTTGCAAAAAGTCGGGGCGACGCATTATGTTTCAGGCCCGTCGGCTCGCGATTATCTGGATGAGGCGGCCTTGGCCAGGGCGAGTATCACGCTGGAGTACATGGACTATCACTATTCCGAATATCCGCAACTGTATGAGCCGTTTGCCCGGCAAGTGTCCATTTTGGACCTGCTATTGATGCTGGGGCCGGCCGCGGGTGAAGCGATCTGGGGAGAGAGCGTCCCCGCAGAAGCAAAATCCTCGGGCTACGCGGCCGCAGCATAA
- a CDS encoding DUF488 domain-containing protein produces MLNRQKLLILLLKLADRPVSRTELTKWCFLLRFEGETSGGSAFYDFVPYLYGPFSFALYQEAEKLVSQSYLRDDGDNHWSLNFPVAKSVGTPGRDIERDAQRLLARFGNTDAASLVDYVYERYPAFTVNSKRRKHATRPEAKPAVFTAGYEGLSIDGFLNLLIVSGIRQLIDVRHNPIARRYGFHKSTLRRLTERLDIEYIHLPELGIRGEDRQGLVNQEAYNTLFDKYERTVLQSERHAIEQVGRLMTGTPSVLVCMESEPKCCHRSRLAASVSRTTKLPITHLKGVT; encoded by the coding sequence ATGTTGAATCGACAAAAACTTTTAATACTACTGCTGAAACTCGCTGACCGCCCCGTCTCTCGCACCGAATTGACCAAGTGGTGCTTTCTATTACGATTTGAAGGCGAAACGTCGGGAGGATCGGCCTTTTACGATTTTGTCCCCTATCTCTACGGGCCTTTTTCCTTTGCCCTGTACCAGGAAGCGGAAAAGCTGGTATCGCAAAGCTACCTGCGGGACGATGGCGACAACCATTGGTCCCTCAACTTCCCCGTGGCAAAGTCCGTTGGAACGCCAGGAAGGGACATCGAACGTGACGCCCAGCGATTGCTTGCCCGATTTGGAAATACAGACGCGGCCTCCCTGGTCGATTATGTTTATGAGCGATACCCGGCATTCACCGTCAACAGTAAACGCCGCAAGCACGCCACCCGACCAGAAGCAAAACCCGCGGTCTTTACCGCTGGTTATGAAGGGCTAAGCATTGACGGATTTCTGAATCTGTTGATTGTCTCGGGAATCCGACAACTCATCGACGTTCGCCATAATCCCATCGCAAGAAGGTACGGATTTCACAAATCCACCCTGCGGCGACTGACCGAGCGGCTTGATATCGAATATATCCACCTGCCCGAACTGGGAATTCGCGGCGAAGACCGCCAGGGCCTTGTTAATCAAGAAGCGTACAACACGCTGTTTGACAAGTATGAGCGGACCGTATTACAAAGCGAGCGACACGCGATTGAACAAGTGGGGCGACTGATGACCGGTACGCCGAGCGTGCTGGTGTGCATGGAGTCGGAACCAAAATGCTGCCACCGCTCCCGCCTGGCGGCGTCCGTTTCCCGAACGACAAAGCTCCCCATTACACATCTAAAGGGAGTAACTTGA
- a CDS encoding HAD-IIA family hydrolase, with protein MPHGYLIDMDGVLYRGTEVIAGAVEFLDELRARGIPFRLLTNNSQRARRDVVAKLARMGIDVDDDNVFTSAMATARFLAQQKPNGTAYVIGEGGLLTALHSNGYAIVDHDPDYVVVGEGRTFNLEMVEAAVRMILGGAKLIATNLDPNCPTQNGLRPGCGAMVAMLELATGLKAFSVGKPSPVMMRAARKEMGLATDEVTMIGDTMETDIIGGVQLGYHTVLVLSGGTSQQDLPRYAYRPSLIVESLAEYRVLLEQSGWHGYARPPRPRPAVMPVTDAPTLAQAEKTPLPRKRGRLVKGNVATGEALGNSS; from the coding sequence ATGCCCCATGGTTATTTGATTGATATGGATGGTGTGTTGTACCGCGGCACCGAGGTGATTGCCGGTGCGGTCGAGTTTTTGGACGAATTGCGCGCGCGGGGGATTCCCTTTCGTTTGTTGACCAACAATTCGCAGCGCGCGCGGCGCGATGTGGTGGCCAAGCTGGCGCGCATGGGAATCGACGTGGACGACGACAACGTCTTTACCAGCGCGATGGCCACGGCCCGCTTTCTGGCGCAACAAAAGCCCAACGGCACGGCGTATGTCATTGGCGAAGGGGGGCTGCTGACGGCCCTGCACAGCAACGGCTATGCGATTGTCGATCACGATCCCGATTATGTCGTGGTGGGTGAGGGGCGGACCTTTAACCTGGAAATGGTCGAGGCGGCGGTCCGCATGATCCTGGGGGGCGCCAAGCTAATCGCCACCAATCTTGATCCGAATTGCCCGACGCAAAACGGGCTCCGTCCCGGCTGCGGCGCGATGGTGGCGATGCTGGAGCTGGCGACCGGGCTAAAAGCCTTTAGCGTCGGCAAACCTAGCCCGGTGATGATGCGCGCCGCCCGCAAAGAAATGGGCCTGGCCACCGACGAAGTGACGATGATCGGCGACACGATGGAGACCGATATCATCGGCGGGGTGCAATTGGGCTATCATACGGTGCTGGTGCTGAGTGGCGGGACCAGCCAGCAGGATTTGCCGCGCTACGCCTATCGGCCCTCGTTGATCGTCGAGTCGCTGGCCGAGTACCGCGTCCTATTGGAACAGTCCGGCTGGCACGGATACGCACGACCGCCGCGTCCCCGTCCCGCGGTGATGCCTGTGACCGATGCACCGACGCTTGCCCAAGCCGAGAAAACCCCCCTCCCGCGCAAACGTGGCCGACTGGTCAAAGGGAACGTCGCGACTGGCGAAGCGTTGGGGAACAGTTCTTAA